Proteins from one Streptomyces sp. NBC_00289 genomic window:
- the cofD gene encoding 2-phospho-L-lactate transferase: MRIVVLAGGIGGARFLRGLKRAVPDADITVIGNTGDDIHLFGLKVCPDLDTVMYTLGGGINEEQGWGRAEETFHLKEELAAYGVGPEWFGLGDRDFATHIVRTQMIGAGYPLSAVTEALCDRWKPGVRLIPMTDDRVETHVAVDVDGERKAVHFQEYWVRLRAAVPAGAIVPVGAEQAKPAPGVLEAIAAADVVLFPPSNPVVSIGTILAVPGIREAIADAGVPVVGLSPIVGDAPVRGMADKVLAAVGVESTAAAVAEHYGSGLLDGWLVDTVDAGTVERVEAAGIRCRAVPLMMTDVDAAAQMAGEALRLAEEVRVP, encoded by the coding sequence ATGCGCATTGTGGTTCTGGCAGGCGGCATCGGTGGTGCCCGGTTCCTGCGCGGTCTGAAGCGGGCCGTGCCGGACGCGGACATCACCGTCATCGGCAACACCGGGGACGACATCCACCTCTTCGGGCTGAAGGTGTGCCCGGACCTCGACACGGTGATGTACACGCTCGGCGGCGGCATCAACGAGGAGCAGGGCTGGGGTCGGGCCGAGGAGACCTTCCACCTCAAGGAGGAGCTCGCGGCGTACGGCGTCGGGCCGGAGTGGTTCGGGCTCGGTGACCGGGACTTCGCCACCCACATCGTGCGGACGCAGATGATCGGCGCCGGATATCCGCTGAGCGCGGTGACCGAGGCGCTGTGCGACCGGTGGAAGCCGGGCGTACGACTGATCCCCATGACCGACGACCGGGTCGAGACGCATGTCGCGGTCGACGTGGACGGCGAGCGCAAGGCCGTGCACTTCCAGGAGTACTGGGTGCGGCTGCGGGCCGCCGTGCCGGCCGGGGCGATCGTGCCGGTCGGTGCCGAGCAGGCCAAGCCGGCGCCCGGCGTCCTGGAGGCGATCGCGGCGGCGGACGTCGTCCTCTTCCCGCCGTCCAACCCGGTCGTCTCCATCGGCACGATCCTGGCCGTGCCCGGCATCCGTGAGGCGATCGCCGACGCCGGGGTGCCGGTGGTGGGCCTGTCCCCCATCGTCGGGGACGCGCCCGTGCGCGGGATGGCCGACAAGGTGCTCGCGGCGGTGGGCGTGGAGTCGACGGCCGCCGCGGTGGCCGAGCACTACGGCTCGGGGCTCCTCGACGGCTGGCTCGTGGACACCGTCGACGCGGGCACGGTGGAGCGGGTCGAGGCGGCCGGGATCCGGTGCCGGGCCGTGCCGCTCATGATGACCGACGTCGACGCGGCCGCGCAGATGGCCGGCGAGGCGCTGCGGCTGGCGGAGGAGGTGCGGGTCCCGTGA
- a CDS encoding glycosyltransferase, producing MSVHSHTAAHHDSAATPEFPRHVVTAVLVAHDGARWLPDALAGLLGQERPAQCAMAADTGSADASAQLLTDALGADRVLHLARRTGFGQAVEEVGRTAPVLTPDELPYLKRPSGWDPVTRTWRDDAYDLPDLPHGEPVQWLWLLHDDCAPEPDALAQLLRVVENELELGRDDVAVVGPKLRGWYDKRQLLEVGVTIANSGRRWTGLDRREQDQGQHDHVRPVLSVSTAGMLIRRDVFEQLGGFDRRLPLMRDDVDLCWRAQAAGHRVLVAPEAVVRHAEASSRERRTVDCVGRTAASPHKVDKAGAVYTLLVNTRTAALPWVLLRLVLGTLVRTVAYLVGKVPGQAVDEIRGLVGTLLRPERIIAGRRRRGSPAVTKDELRPLFPPPGATIRATVEQFAGDLFGSSDAEAAAAGRHGGGIESGPGGDDADFLEIEQFARLKRIARKPGPVLFLVLLLVSLVACRELLGGGALTGGALLPAPADSADLWSRYLDAWHSVGTGGTPAAPPYLALVAMLASALFGSTGLAVTVLLVCSVPLAGLTAYFASRPLVESRLLRAWAAVVYAFLPAATGALAGGRIGTAVLAVLLPLLARAGIAASGLANASGARGSWRATWAFALLLTIITAFTPILWPIALILGIVVLAVRRGEIIAYGPRFLAQLGTPLLILAPWSLSLLPFGFFQEAGLEYGSSAASALDLLGASPGGPGTVNGLMLIGVVLAALAALLRTERQPGILGAWAVALVGLVFAVLSNSSTWAGPATLVYGLALLAAAALGADGARARVAEQSFGWRQPVAVLIAFASAAGPLLVAAGWMIGGADGPLERRDPVQVPAFVAEESGTRDQARTLVLDSDSAAHVGYMLVRGSGARLGDAELAAADGENDRLDKVVANLVAGSGADQADQLGGFAVRYVLVHKGAPREVTRVLDATPGLTRLSQQDGSGLWRVNQEVSRAAIVTASGSAAPQPVAAGPVDVHTTIPAGGAGRILRLADTADAGWTATLDGRPLTRTTVDGWAQGFQLPTSGGRLDLTYDDPIGHTAWLWTQGALAVVLVVLALPGRRRDVDDDLPEEPAVPAEPVAGEGRRARRLRAQSEAEEAVPDEEFPSPPQEETPVVVPQQQSYGEWDTPSYAGTDYETYGGQQYQGTQQYPAAGYDQQPYQADPYQAGQYDPYAYGGPSQPAYDQQPYQQDYEGYEGYEGYDAPYDQQQPQQQPPQHPHGPGSERPDGSQQ from the coding sequence ATGTCCGTGCACAGCCACACGGCAGCCCATCACGACAGCGCTGCCACACCCGAGTTTCCGCGTCATGTGGTGACCGCGGTCCTCGTCGCCCACGACGGCGCCCGCTGGCTGCCCGACGCCCTCGCCGGGCTGCTCGGCCAGGAGCGCCCCGCGCAGTGCGCGATGGCGGCCGACACCGGCAGCGCCGACGCCTCCGCCCAGCTGCTCACCGATGCCCTCGGCGCCGACCGGGTACTGCACCTCGCCCGGCGCACCGGTTTCGGTCAGGCCGTGGAGGAGGTGGGCCGCACCGCGCCCGTCCTCACCCCGGACGAGCTGCCGTACCTGAAGCGGCCGAGCGGCTGGGACCCCGTCACACGCACCTGGCGCGACGACGCCTACGACCTGCCGGACCTCCCCCACGGAGAACCGGTCCAGTGGCTGTGGCTGCTGCACGACGACTGCGCCCCCGAGCCCGACGCCCTGGCCCAGCTGCTGCGGGTCGTGGAGAACGAACTGGAGCTCGGCCGGGACGACGTGGCCGTCGTCGGCCCCAAGCTCCGCGGCTGGTACGACAAGCGGCAGCTCCTGGAGGTCGGCGTCACCATCGCCAACTCCGGCCGCCGCTGGACCGGCCTCGACCGCCGCGAACAGGACCAGGGCCAGCACGACCACGTCCGTCCCGTGCTGTCGGTGTCCACCGCCGGCATGCTGATCCGCCGCGACGTCTTCGAACAGCTCGGCGGATTCGACCGGCGCCTGCCCCTGATGCGTGACGACGTCGACCTGTGCTGGCGCGCCCAGGCCGCCGGCCACCGCGTCCTCGTCGCCCCCGAGGCCGTCGTACGCCACGCCGAGGCCTCCTCCCGCGAGCGCCGCACCGTCGACTGCGTGGGCCGCACCGCCGCCTCCCCGCACAAGGTCGACAAGGCCGGCGCCGTCTACACCCTGCTCGTCAACACGCGCACCGCCGCGCTGCCCTGGGTGCTGCTGCGCCTCGTCCTCGGCACCCTCGTCAGAACCGTCGCCTACCTCGTCGGCAAGGTCCCCGGCCAGGCCGTCGACGAGATCCGCGGCCTGGTGGGCACCCTGCTGCGACCCGAGCGGATCATCGCCGGGCGGCGCCGGCGCGGCAGCCCGGCCGTCACCAAGGACGAGCTGCGCCCCCTGTTCCCGCCGCCCGGCGCCACCATCCGCGCCACCGTCGAACAGTTCGCGGGCGACCTCTTCGGCAGCTCCGACGCCGAGGCCGCCGCAGCCGGACGGCACGGCGGCGGCATCGAGTCCGGACCCGGCGGTGACGACGCCGACTTCCTGGAGATCGAGCAGTTCGCCCGCCTCAAGCGCATCGCCCGCAAGCCCGGCCCGGTGCTCTTCCTGGTCCTGCTGCTCGTCTCCCTGGTCGCCTGCCGCGAACTCCTCGGCGGCGGCGCGCTCACCGGCGGCGCCCTGCTGCCCGCGCCCGCCGACTCCGCCGACCTGTGGTCGCGCTACCTGGACGCCTGGCACTCGGTGGGCACCGGCGGCACCCCGGCCGCACCCCCCTACCTCGCGCTCGTGGCGATGCTCGCCTCCGCGCTGTTCGGCTCCACCGGGCTCGCCGTCACCGTCCTGCTGGTCTGCTCCGTGCCGCTGGCCGGCCTCACCGCCTACTTCGCCTCCCGGCCGCTCGTCGAGTCGCGCCTCCTGCGCGCGTGGGCGGCCGTCGTCTACGCCTTCCTGCCCGCCGCCACCGGCGCGCTCGCCGGCGGCCGCATCGGCACCGCCGTACTCGCCGTCCTGCTGCCGCTCCTGGCACGCGCGGGCATCGCGGCAAGCGGACTGGCGAACGCCTCGGGCGCGCGCGGCAGCTGGCGCGCCACCTGGGCGTTCGCCCTGCTGCTGACGATCATCACCGCGTTCACCCCGATCCTGTGGCCGATCGCCCTGATCCTCGGCATCGTCGTGCTGGCCGTGCGCCGCGGCGAGATCATCGCCTACGGCCCGCGCTTCCTGGCACAGCTCGGCACGCCCCTGCTGATCCTCGCGCCCTGGTCCCTGTCGCTGCTCCCGTTCGGCTTCTTCCAGGAAGCCGGTCTGGAGTACGGCTCCTCGGCCGCCTCCGCCCTCGACCTGCTCGGCGCGAGCCCCGGCGGCCCCGGCACGGTCAACGGGCTGATGCTCATCGGCGTCGTCCTGGCCGCACTGGCCGCCCTGCTGCGCACCGAACGCCAGCCCGGCATCCTGGGCGCCTGGGCCGTCGCCCTGGTCGGCCTCGTCTTCGCGGTCCTGTCCAACAGCTCCACCTGGGCGGGCCCCGCCACCCTCGTCTACGGCCTCGCCCTCCTGGCCGCCGCCGCGCTGGGCGCCGACGGGGCACGCGCGCGTGTGGCCGAGCAGAGCTTCGGCTGGCGCCAGCCGGTGGCCGTGCTGATCGCCTTCGCGTCTGCCGCCGGCCCGCTGCTCGTCGCCGCCGGCTGGATGATCGGCGGCGCCGACGGACCCCTGGAGCGGCGCGACCCCGTGCAGGTGCCCGCGTTCGTCGCCGAGGAGAGCGGCACCCGCGACCAGGCGCGCACCCTCGTCCTCGACAGCGACTCCGCGGCCCACGTCGGCTACATGCTGGTGCGCGGCTCCGGCGCCCGCCTCGGTGACGCCGAACTCGCCGCCGCCGACGGCGAGAACGACAGGCTCGACAAGGTCGTCGCCAACCTCGTCGCCGGCTCCGGCGCCGACCAGGCCGACCAGCTCGGCGGCTTCGCCGTGCGCTACGTCCTCGTCCACAAGGGCGCGCCACGCGAGGTCACCCGCGTCCTGGACGCCACGCCCGGCCTGACCCGGCTCAGCCAGCAGGACGGCAGCGGACTGTGGCGCGTCAACCAGGAGGTGTCCCGCGCGGCCATCGTCACCGCGTCCGGCTCCGCCGCCCCGCAGCCCGTCGCCGCCGGCCCCGTCGACGTGCACACCACGATCCCGGCGGGGGGCGCGGGCCGCATCCTGCGTCTCGCCGACACCGCCGACGCGGGCTGGACCGCCACCCTGGACGGCAGGCCGCTCACCCGCACCACCGTCGACGGCTGGGCCCAGGGCTTCCAACTCCCCACGTCCGGCGGGCGACTGGACCTCACCTACGACGACCCGATCGGCCACACCGCCTGGCTGTGGACCCAGGGCGCCCTGGCCGTCGTACTCGTCGTGCTCGCCCTGCCCGGCAGGCGGCGCGACGTCGACGACGACCTCCCCGAGGAGCCGGCCGTGCCCGCCGAGCCCGTGGCCGGCGAGGGCCGCCGGGCCCGCCGGCTGCGCGCCCAGAGCGAGGCCGAGGAAGCCGTCCCGGACGAGGAGTTCCCCTCCCCTCCGCAGGAGGAGACCCCGGTGGTGGTCCCGCAGCAGCAGTCCTACGGCGAGTGGGACACCCCGAGCTACGCCGGCACCGACTACGAGACCTACGGCGGCCAGCAGTACCAGGGCACCCAGCAGTACCCGGCGGCCGGCTATGACCAGCAGCCGTACCAGGCGGACCCCTACCAGGCCGGCCAGTACGACCCGTACGCGTACGGCGGCCCGTCGCAGCCCGCGTACGACCAGCAGCCGTACCAGCAGGACTATGAGGGATACGAGGGGTACGAGGGCTACGACGCTCCGTACGACCAGCAGCAGCCGCAGCAACAACCGCCGCAGCACCCCCACGGCCCCGGCAGCGAGCGCCCCGACGGGAGTCAGCAGTGA
- a CDS encoding cysteine dioxygenase family protein, with translation MNSDSDLQIAGDILEVPHLLQPPREHPATVADFVGLARAIAADRSQWAHLVRYDATTRWYHRLRTGPGYEVWLLSWVPGQGSGLHDHGRSSGVLTVLEGALTERTERGTRALCAGAQRVFAPGYVHEVVNDALEPAVSLHVYYPGLTEMPMHSGRSACAAPATHEDVDVVTA, from the coding sequence ATGAACAGCGACAGCGACCTCCAGATCGCCGGCGACATCCTCGAAGTCCCGCACCTCCTCCAGCCGCCGCGCGAGCACCCGGCCACCGTGGCCGACTTCGTGGGCCTGGCCCGCGCCATCGCCGCGGACCGCTCCCAGTGGGCGCACCTGGTCCGGTACGACGCGACGACGCGCTGGTACCACCGGCTGCGTACCGGCCCCGGCTACGAGGTGTGGCTGCTGAGCTGGGTGCCGGGACAGGGCAGCGGACTGCACGACCACGGCCGCTCCTCCGGCGTACTGACCGTCCTGGAGGGCGCCCTGACCGAGCGCACCGAGCGCGGCACGCGCGCGTTGTGCGCCGGGGCGCAGCGGGTGTTCGCTCCCGGATATGTCCACGAGGTGGTCAACGACGCGCTCGAGCCCGCCGTCAGCCTGCACGTCTACTACCCGGGGCTGACCGAGATGCCCATGCACTCCGGGCGCTCCGCCTGCGCGGCACCCGCGACCCACGAGGACGTGGACGTCGTCACCGCGTGA
- a CDS encoding phosphomannomutase/phosphoglucomutase — translation MAADLSQIVKAYDVRGVVPDHWDESLAELFGAAFARVTGAHAIVTGHDMRPSSPGLSQAFARGAAAQGVDVTEIGLCSTDQLYYASGVFDLPGAMFTASHNPAQYNGIKMCRAGAAPVGQDTGLAEIRQLVETWADSGAPEPAEKTGTITRHDTLEEYAAYLRSLVDLTAIRPLKVVVDAGNGMGGHTVPTVFAGLPLTLVPMYFELDGTFPNHEANPLDPANIVDLQKRVREEGADLGLAFDGDADRCFVVDERGGPVSPSAITALVASRELARNGGKGIIIHNLITSWSVPEVVRENGGTPARTRVGHSFIKAEMARTGAIFGGEHSAHYYFKDFWNADTGMLAALHVLAALGGQDGPLSGLVAQYDRYTGSGEINSTVGDQAGRLAAIRTAYEGIEGIELDGLDGLTVAAADWWFNVRPSNTEPLLRLNAEARDEPTMAKVRDEVLAIIRG, via the coding sequence GTGGCTGCTGATCTGTCGCAGATCGTGAAGGCGTACGACGTTCGCGGGGTGGTCCCGGACCACTGGGACGAGTCGCTGGCCGAGCTCTTCGGGGCGGCCTTCGCCCGCGTGACCGGCGCGCACGCGATCGTGACCGGCCACGACATGAGGCCCTCGTCCCCCGGCCTGTCGCAGGCCTTCGCGCGCGGGGCGGCGGCCCAGGGTGTCGACGTGACCGAGATCGGCCTCTGCTCCACCGACCAGCTCTACTACGCCTCGGGCGTCTTCGACCTGCCCGGCGCCATGTTCACGGCCTCGCACAACCCGGCCCAGTACAACGGCATCAAGATGTGCCGCGCGGGTGCGGCTCCGGTCGGCCAGGACACCGGCCTCGCGGAGATCCGCCAACTCGTCGAGACCTGGGCCGACTCGGGCGCACCGGAACCGGCGGAGAAGACGGGCACGATCACGCGGCACGACACGTTGGAGGAGTACGCGGCCTACCTTCGCTCCCTCGTCGACCTGACCGCGATCCGCCCCCTCAAGGTCGTCGTCGACGCGGGCAACGGCATGGGCGGCCACACCGTCCCCACGGTCTTCGCCGGCCTGCCGCTGACCCTCGTGCCCATGTACTTCGAACTGGACGGCACCTTTCCGAACCACGAGGCCAACCCCCTCGACCCGGCGAACATCGTGGACCTCCAGAAGCGGGTCCGCGAGGAGGGCGCCGACCTCGGTCTCGCCTTCGACGGCGACGCCGACCGCTGCTTCGTGGTCGACGAGCGGGGCGGCCCGGTCTCGCCGTCCGCCATCACGGCCCTGGTGGCCTCGCGCGAGCTCGCCCGGAACGGCGGCAAGGGCATCATCATCCACAACCTGATCACGTCGTGGTCCGTGCCGGAGGTGGTCAGGGAGAACGGCGGCACACCCGCGCGCACGCGCGTGGGCCACTCCTTCATCAAGGCCGAGATGGCCCGCACCGGCGCGATCTTCGGCGGCGAACACTCCGCCCACTACTACTTCAAGGACTTCTGGAACGCCGACACGGGCATGCTGGCCGCCCTGCACGTCCTCGCCGCCCTGGGCGGCCAGGACGGCCCGCTGTCGGGCCTCGTCGCCCAGTACGACCGCTACACCGGCTCCGGCGAGATCAACTCCACCGTCGGCGACCAGGCCGGCCGCCTCGCCGCGATCCGGACGGCGTACGAGGGCATCGAGGGCATCGAACTGGACGGGCTGGACGGGCTGACGGTCGCCGCCGCCGACTGGTGGTTCAACGTCCGCCCCTCCAACACCGAACCTCTCCTCCGTCTCAACGCGGAGGCCCGCGACGAGCCGACGATGGCGAAGGTGCGGGACGAGGTGCTGGCGATCATCAGGGGCTGA
- a CDS encoding DUF5719 family protein encodes MNRTTLSLIAGTTALAAVTGFAALSTPDAAGTDTAKAAAELPVERTSLLCPTPSTSDLAETSYTSFTPVTKGTGSSGKAELLAASAQSADGTGDKKASKKTAKPVLQPKEPGKPVTEDTSGGDAPALVGVAEGKLAPGWTVQETTEVAAGAGRGLQGVNCTAPDTDFWFPGVSTTAGRTDYVYLTNPDDSAAVVDLELYGKDGALKSTVGEGITVKPHSSEPILLSTLTGEKQTDLTVHVNVRSGRVGAAVQALDDKLGGDWLAAAAEPAADLVLPGIPKDATAVRLVVFTPGGADADLKVQLASPSGLITPAGHETVHVKAGMTSAVDLGDVTRGEAGSLVLTPTDQRVPVVAALRVLRGKGDKQETAFIPATSPVGSRASSADNSAKGTTLSLTAPSGTAQVKVTASAGSEGGTAVSKTYTVKAGTTQDLQAPVPSGLKGTYALTVEPLSGGPVYAARTLAATQEGVPGFTVQTLADDRGTVAVPEADQDLSVLQK; translated from the coding sequence GTGAACCGCACCACCCTGTCCCTCATCGCCGGCACGACCGCACTCGCCGCCGTCACCGGCTTCGCCGCGCTCAGCACCCCGGACGCCGCCGGCACGGACACCGCCAAGGCGGCCGCCGAACTGCCCGTGGAGCGCACCAGTCTGCTGTGCCCGACGCCCAGCACCTCCGACCTCGCCGAGACCTCGTACACGTCCTTCACGCCCGTCACGAAGGGCACCGGTAGCAGCGGCAAGGCCGAACTCCTGGCCGCGTCGGCGCAGTCGGCCGACGGCACGGGTGACAAGAAGGCCTCGAAGAAGACCGCGAAGCCCGTGCTGCAACCCAAGGAGCCCGGCAAGCCGGTCACCGAGGACACCTCCGGCGGGGACGCGCCCGCGCTCGTGGGCGTCGCCGAGGGGAAGTTGGCGCCCGGCTGGACCGTCCAGGAGACCACCGAGGTCGCCGCGGGTGCCGGCCGTGGGCTGCAGGGCGTCAACTGCACCGCCCCCGACACGGACTTCTGGTTCCCGGGGGTCAGCACGACGGCGGGCCGCACCGACTACGTGTACCTGACCAACCCGGACGACTCCGCGGCCGTCGTCGACCTCGAGCTCTACGGGAAGGACGGCGCCCTCAAGTCCACGGTGGGGGAGGGCATCACGGTCAAGCCGCACTCCAGCGAGCCGATCCTGCTGTCCACGCTCACCGGTGAGAAACAGACCGACCTCACCGTGCACGTGAACGTCCGCAGCGGACGCGTCGGAGCCGCCGTACAGGCCCTCGACGACAAGCTGGGCGGCGACTGGCTGGCCGCGGCCGCGGAACCGGCGGCTGATCTCGTCCTGCCGGGTATCCCCAAGGACGCCACCGCCGTGCGCCTGGTCGTCTTCACCCCCGGCGGCGCCGACGCCGACCTGAAGGTCCAGCTCGCCTCGCCGTCCGGCCTGATCACTCCCGCCGGCCACGAGACGGTGCACGTCAAGGCGGGCATGACCTCCGCCGTCGACCTGGGCGACGTCACGCGCGGCGAAGCGGGCTCACTGGTCCTGACACCGACGGACCAGCGCGTGCCGGTGGTCGCCGCCCTGCGGGTCCTGCGCGGCAAGGGCGACAAGCAGGAGACGGCCTTCATCCCCGCCACGAGCCCGGTCGGCTCGCGCGCGAGCTCCGCCGACAACAGCGCCAAGGGCACCACCCTGTCCCTCACCGCGCCCAGCGGTACGGCGCAGGTCAAGGTCACGGCCTCGGCGGGCAGCGAGGGCGGTACGGCGGTCTCCAAGACGTACACGGTCAAGGCCGGTACGACCCAGGACCTTCAGGCCCCGGTGCCGAGCGGCCTGAAGGGCACGTACGCGCTGACCGTCGAGCCGTTGTCGGGGGGCCCGGTCTACGCGGCCCGCACTCTGGCGGCCACCCAGGAGGGCGTCCCCGGCTTCACCGTCCAGACGCTGGCGGACGACCGGGGGACGGTGGCGGTACCGGAGGCGGACCAGGATCTGTCGGTGCTGCAGAAGTAG
- a CDS encoding metallopeptidase family protein, translating to MDNPVPPPAAGLGPRRRDRHGRGMRGPIAPPQVPLAASRAEGFADLVQDSVERLERRWPQLADIDFLVLEVPRLDGPGQTWSDEGVPLGGTMPAREGHSARVVVYRRPVEIRTKGRDERAALVHEVVVEQVAELLGLTPETVDPRYGED from the coding sequence ATGGACAACCCCGTACCTCCCCCTGCCGCCGGCCTCGGGCCCCGCCGCCGTGACCGCCATGGGCGGGGCATGCGCGGCCCGATCGCCCCGCCCCAGGTACCACTCGCCGCGAGCCGCGCCGAGGGTTTCGCGGACCTGGTGCAGGACTCCGTGGAGCGTCTGGAACGGCGGTGGCCGCAGCTGGCGGACATCGACTTCCTCGTCCTGGAGGTCCCGCGGCTGGACGGGCCGGGCCAGACCTGGAGCGACGAGGGGGTTCCGCTGGGCGGCACGATGCCCGCGCGCGAGGGGCATTCCGCGCGGGTCGTCGTGTACCGGCGTCCGGTCGAGATCCGCACGAAGGGGCGGGACGAGCGGGCGGCCCTGGTCCACGAGGTCGTCGTCGAGCAGGTGGCCGAGCTGCTGGGACTGACCCCGGAGACGGTGGACCCCCGGTACGGCGAGGACTGA
- a CDS encoding Trm112 family protein: MPLEAGLLEILACPACHAPIKEQDTELVCTGQDCGLAYPVRDGIPVLLVDEARRPA, translated from the coding sequence ATGCCGCTCGAAGCCGGCCTCCTGGAGATCCTCGCCTGCCCGGCCTGCCACGCCCCCATCAAGGAGCAGGACACCGAGCTGGTCTGCACCGGTCAGGACTGCGGCCTGGCATACCCCGTCCGCGACGGCATCCCCGTTCTGCTCGTCGACGAGGCCCGCCGCCCCGCGTGA
- a CDS encoding DUF3499 domain-containing protein — translation MSPVRRCSRTACGRPAVATLTYVYADSTAVLGPLATYAEPHCYDLCAEHSERLTAPRGWEVVRLLDSSAPARPSGDDLEALANAVREAARPQQRAADAGRGGARTVDPMEVARRGHLRVLRSPDN, via the coding sequence GTGAGCCCTGTACGTCGCTGTTCGCGAACCGCTTGCGGCCGCCCCGCCGTCGCGACGCTGACGTACGTCTACGCCGACTCGACCGCGGTCCTCGGCCCGCTCGCCACCTACGCCGAACCCCACTGCTACGACCTGTGCGCCGAGCACTCCGAGCGCCTCACCGCGCCGCGCGGCTGGGAGGTCGTCCGGCTGCTCGACAGTTCCGCTCCGGCCCGCCCCAGCGGCGACGACCTGGAAGCGCTCGCCAACGCCGTGCGCGAGGCGGCACGTCCCCAGCAGCGGGCGGCCGACGCCGGTCGCGGCGGGGCCCGGACGGTGGACCCGATGGAGGTCGCTCGCCGCGGCCATCTCCGGGTGCTGCGCTCGCCGGACAACTGA
- a CDS encoding WhiB family transcriptional regulator — protein sequence MTELVQQLLVDDADEELGWQERALCAQTDPESFFPEKGGSTREAKKVCLACEVRSECLEYALANDERFGIWGGLSERERRRLKKAAV from the coding sequence ATGACCGAGCTGGTGCAGCAACTGCTGGTCGACGACGCGGACGAGGAACTCGGCTGGCAGGAGCGCGCACTGTGCGCCCAGACCGACCCCGAGTCCTTCTTCCCCGAGAAGGGCGGCTCCACCCGCGAGGCCAAGAAGGTCTGCCTCGCCTGCGAGGTCCGCTCCGAATGCCTCGAATACGCCCTCGCCAACGACGAACGGTTCGGCATCTGGGGCGGTCTGTCCGAGCGTGAGCGCCGCAGACTCAAGAAGGCCGCCGTCTGA
- a CDS encoding coenzyme F420-0:L-glutamate ligase has protein sequence MSAPSGFRVWAVPGLPEIARGDDLAKLIAAAEPGLADGDVLLVTSKIVSKAEGRVVEAADREAAIDAETVRVVARRGALRIVENRQGLVMAAAGVDASNTPSGTVLLLPEDPDGSARAIRDGLRAALGVEVGVLVTDTFGRPWRAGLTDVAIGAAGVRVLDDLRGGTDAYGNPLAATVVATADELAAAGDLVKGKASGLPVAVVRGLPHVVAEDGGEGARVMVRGARDDMFRLGTSEAIRQAVTQRRTVRAFTDEPVDAGAVRRAVAAAVTAPAPHHTTPWRFVLLESGESRTRLLDAMRDAWIADLRRDGKSEESIAKRVRRGEVLRDAPYLVVPCLVMDGSHTYGDARRDAAEREMFVVATGAGVQNFLVALAAERLGSAWVSSTMFCREVVREVLELPADWDPMGAVAVGHPAGEPRPRPEREAGAFIEVR, from the coding sequence GTGAGCGCCCCTTCCGGTTTCCGCGTCTGGGCGGTGCCCGGCCTTCCCGAGATCGCGCGGGGGGACGACCTGGCCAAGCTGATCGCCGCCGCCGAGCCCGGGCTGGCCGACGGTGACGTGCTGCTCGTGACCTCGAAGATCGTGTCCAAGGCCGAGGGTCGGGTCGTCGAGGCGGCCGACCGTGAGGCCGCGATCGACGCCGAGACCGTCCGGGTGGTGGCGCGGCGCGGTGCGCTGCGCATCGTCGAGAACCGGCAGGGGCTCGTCATGGCCGCCGCCGGGGTCGACGCCTCCAACACCCCTTCCGGCACGGTGCTGTTGCTGCCCGAGGACCCGGACGGGTCCGCGCGGGCGATCCGCGACGGCCTGCGGGCGGCTCTCGGCGTCGAGGTCGGGGTCCTGGTCACCGACACGTTCGGGCGGCCCTGGCGCGCCGGGCTCACGGACGTGGCGATCGGCGCCGCGGGCGTGCGTGTGCTCGACGATCTGCGCGGGGGCACGGACGCGTACGGCAATCCGCTCGCCGCCACCGTCGTCGCCACGGCGGACGAGCTGGCCGCCGCGGGCGACCTCGTCAAGGGCAAGGCCTCCGGACTGCCCGTCGCGGTCGTCCGAGGGCTGCCCCATGTGGTCGCCGAGGACGGCGGCGAGGGGGCGCGGGTCATGGTGCGCGGCGCCCGCGACGACATGTTCCGGCTGGGCACCTCCGAGGCGATCCGGCAGGCGGTGACCCAGCGGCGTACGGTCCGGGCCTTCACCGACGAACCGGTCGACGCGGGGGCCGTACGGCGGGCGGTGGCCGCGGCCGTGACGGCACCGGCACCGCACCACACGACGCCCTGGCGGTTCGTGTTGCTGGAGTCCGGGGAGTCACGGACGCGTCTGCTCGACGCGATGCGGGACGCCTGGATCGCCGACCTGCGGCGGGACGGGAAGAGCGAGGAGTCCATCGCCAAGCGGGTGCGGCGGGGCGAGGTCCTGCGCGACGCGCCGTATCTCGTCGTGCCCTGTCTCGTCATGGACGGCTCGCACACCTACGGGGACGCGCGGCGGGACGCGGCCGAGCGGGAGATGTTCGTCGTCGCCACGGGCGCCGGGGTGCAGAACTTCCTGGTCGCGCTGGCCGCGGAACGCCTGGGGTCCGCGTGGGTGTCGTCGACGATGTTCTGCCGGGAGGTCGTACGCGAGGTGCTGGAACTGCCGGCGGACTGGGATCCGATGGGCGCCGTCGCGGTCGGGCATCCGGCCGGGGAACCGCGGCCCCGGCCGGAGCGGGAGGCGGGAGCTTTCATCGAGGTGCGGTGA